The sequence ACTTCTCCATCACGGGCAATTATATCCATCTCCCCTTTTGGACATCGATAATTTCGAGCAAGTATACTTAAGCCAGATTCGATCACGAAACGAGAAGCAAACTCTTCGCCGGATTTCCCTAGAGATTGTTTACTTTCCACCAAGAAAAGCTCCTTTCCCAACGCCTGCGGCTCATTAGATCCAACATTTGGTAGTTTCGCTTGAAAATATCAGATAGGTCATTTTACGAATTGGCCTATTTGATATTTCCCCTTTCTGCCATCATGTTAGCTGTAAAGGTATACCTAATCGCTTGCAAAAGAGATTCTCAGTATAATACTGAGAATCTCTTTTGTGTTTAGAATAATTTCTTTAATTAGAATAGGCTTTGAGCTGCAGCAATTGCCATTTTAGCAAGAGGAGTAGGGTAAAGACCGATGGCAATTGTTATCAGCATAGTGAAGACCATCGTAAACTTCATCGCTCCATGCACTGGAACATCCGGCAAGCCGTCCCCTTCAGCAAGGAACATTACTTTGACAACCGAGAGATAATAGTACACAGAGATCATGCTCATAACGAAGCCGATATATGCAATGGCTACATTCCCTTGATCCATAGCAGCTGAGAAGAGGTAGAATTTCCCTACGAAGCCGGCAAGAGGTGGAATCCCCGCTAAGGATAGCAGGGAGGCTGTCATGACAACAGTTGCCAATGGAGAACGATGCCAGAAACCAGCCAAATCCTTGATCTCACTGCTGCCTTGTTTCTCAGCCACAAGAGTTGCTACTGCAAAGGCACCCATATTGGCAAAGACATAAATCATCGCATAGAATATAACACCTTTGATTCCTGAGACTCCGCCAGCAATAATACCAACCATCAGATAACCAGCCTGGGCAATACTGGAAAAGGCTAGTAAGCGTTTGATGTTGGTTTGAGGAATAGCAATTAAGTTACCAACAATCATTGTAATTGCAGCCAGAACGAATATAAGTGTTTGTCCAGTGGCGGAAAAGGTTTGACTGTTCATTGTTAGCAGGTAGACACGAATCAGCACTGCAAAAGCGGCTGCTTTCGAGGCAATAGCCAGGAAGGCTGTGACTGGTGTCGGGGCACCTTCATAAATATCCGGCGACCATAGGTGGAAGGGAACAAGAGAGATTTTGAAGCCCAAACCTGCTAATATGAAAACCGTAGCCAAGAGAGAAGCAGGGGTTAGGTTTCCACTAAGCTTACTGGCAATCTCCGACAGTTCCGTGGATCCCGTTAAACCATAAATGAGACTGATCCCGTAGAGCAGTATCGCTGATGAAGTTGCACCGAGAATGAGGTACTTGACACCAGCTTCGGAGGAACGTGCATCCTCCGCCAAATATGCCACGAGGATGTAGAAGGAAATGGTCATTAGCTCTAGACCTACATACATGGTAATCAGTTCCCCTGCTCCGGCCATGAGCATCATGCCTAAAGTCGCCATCAAAAGCAAGGAATAGAATTCACCACGATGTTTGGGTAATTTCTGCACATACCCTCCTGAAGAGAGTACCACGAGAAGTGCAGCAGCTAAGAAGAGGATTTTGAAGTAGACAGCGAACTGATCGTGCATATAAAGCCCGCCTAAAAACGCTGCTTCCGGTCCATAGAAGAAGTCATACAGGGTATAGCCAAGTACCCCCATTAAGGAGAAGACAGTAAGGGGCATCATGCCTTTACGGGCGCCGGC comes from Desulfosporosinus meridiei DSM 13257 and encodes:
- a CDS encoding NADH-quinone oxidoreductase subunit N; translated protein: MFDITTVLTPEIALAVLSLSLLAIGLLIPAGARKGMMPLTVFSLMGVLGYTLYDFFYGPEAAFLGGLYMHDQFAVYFKILFLAAALLVVLSSGGYVQKLPKHRGEFYSLLLMATLGMMLMAGAGELITMYVGLELMTISFYILVAYLAEDARSSEAGVKYLILGATSSAILLYGISLIYGLTGSTELSEIASKLSGNLTPASLLATVFILAGLGFKISLVPFHLWSPDIYEGAPTPVTAFLAIASKAAAFAVLIRVYLLTMNSQTFSATGQTLIFVLAAITMIVGNLIAIPQTNIKRLLAFSSIAQAGYLMVGIIAGGVSGIKGVIFYAMIYVFANMGAFAVATLVAEKQGSSEIKDLAGFWHRSPLATVVMTASLLSLAGIPPLAGFVGKFYLFSAAMDQGNVAIAYIGFVMSMISVYYYLSVVKVMFLAEGDGLPDVPVHGAMKFTMVFTMLITIAIGLYPTPLAKMAIAAAQSLF